TCCACCGACCGGTCGCCGTGCTCCGGATGGGCCACGTAGTAGGCGAGCTGGTCCGGGTTCTGCATCAGCGCGACCGCCGACAGGCCAAGCAGGGCCTGCGGGGCGGCCCAGCCTGCCAGGAAGACGTTGGCCACCGTGGTGATGACCTCGATCTCGTTGAGCCGGTCGCCTGCGTCCTCGACCCGGATCAGGTCGGTGACCAGGTCGTCCCTGGGGTTCACCCGGCGGTCGGCGATCATCTCCTGAGTGATCTCCATCACGCCGTCGCGCACCGCGTTGCGCTGTGCCACCGCGTCGGGGGTGAGGGTGAAGCCCGGGTCGAGGCCGCGGCCGCCGTCGCGGCCGTACCCGATGCAGCGGTCCGTGTACTCGGCGGGCACGCCGACCAGTGAGTTGACGGACCGCACGGCCAGCGGGCGGGTGAACTCGGCGGCCAGGTCGCACGGCCCGTCGCCGTGCCGCTCGCGGGCGGTGGTGAGCAGCTCGACGGCTATCGACTCGATCACCGGGCGCATCCGCTGCACCACCTTGGGGGTGAAGGCACGGTTGACCAGCGCCCGCAGCCTGGTGTGGTCCGGTGGGTCCATGAACATGAGGGCATCGCGCTCGCCCGCAGGGGTCGGGATCTTGGCGTCCTGCGCGCCCAGGCCGTCGCCGTGGCCGAAGCGCGGATCGCGAAGGATCTTGTTGACCTCCTTGTAGCTGACGACGGCGACGCCGGCGTCCGTCGGGTGCACCGGCCCCTGCGCCAGCAGCCTGGCGTACATCGGGTAGGGGTTGGCGAGGAACTCCGGGTCCAGCGGGTCGTAGGGCAGGACCTTCGGGGGACGGTTCTCGGCGGCCGGCGTCCCGGTCGCCATCAGGGCCTCGGACATGCGCGGATCTCCTCGCGGGATCAGGCCGCGAGCAGCTCGACCGGCAGGTCGAGCAGCACGGCGTGCTTGTTGTACGGGGTGCGGGCCACGGGGCCGGCCAGCCGGATCTCGGCCACCCGGTCGGCGAGCAGCTCGATCAGCGGGCGCAGCACCAGCCGGCCCGCCTCGCCACCCGCGCAGTCGTGGGTGCCAGAGCCGAAGGACAGGTGCGGATTGGGGTCCCGGCGGATGTCGAAGGCGTCGGGGCGGGTGAAGACCGCCTCGTCGCGGTTGGCGGAGGGCCACCAGAGGGTGACCTTGTCGCCGGCCCGGATGGTCTGCCCGTACAGGTCGATGTCGCGGGTGGCGGTGCGCCGGTTGTACGGGTTGGGCGGCGCCCAGCGGAGCATCTCCTCGATCGCGCCGGGCAGCAGCGAGCGGTCCTCGCGCAGCGCCCGCCACTCCGTGGGGTGCTCGGCCATCGCCAGCAGCCCACCGGCGAGGACGTTGCGGGTCTGCTCGTAGGCATGCATGAGCAGGACGAGGTAGTTGTGTTCGCGCTCGTAGTCGGTCAGCGGCGCCTCGCCGCTGTTCTCGGCGAGCCGGCCGTGCGCG
Above is a window of Pseudofrankia saprophytica DNA encoding:
- a CDS encoding cytochrome P450; its protein translation is MSEALMATGTPAAENRPPKVLPYDPLDPEFLANPYPMYARLLAQGPVHPTDAGVAVVSYKEVNKILRDPRFGHGDGLGAQDAKIPTPAGERDALMFMDPPDHTRLRALVNRAFTPKVVQRMRPVIESIAVELLTTARERHGDGPCDLAAEFTRPLAVRSVNSLVGVPAEYTDRCIGYGRDGGRGLDPGFTLTPDAVAQRNAVRDGVMEITQEMIADRRVNPRDDLVTDLIRVEDAGDRLNEIEVITTVANVFLAGWAAPQALLGLSAVALMQNPDQLAYYVAHPEHGDRSVEELLRYDGTVHLLERMVLEPAEVCGIALEPGDEIYMLNAAANRDPEAFENPHELDLARVGPRNVGFGFGIHYCVAAPIAKMISEVGLNVLLGRFKPELLTPNPPTNGAITQRSYREIPVALTSAG